A region from the Aulosira sp. FACHB-615 genome encodes:
- a CDS encoding nicotinate phosphoribosyltransferase has product MATIPDLGSYQHQDLTISAADYSLFTDLYQLTMAACYVGEGLEQKQASFELFVRRSPENFGYLIAMGLEQVLAYLEKLSFNHSQIAALQATGIFAHASESFWSLLAKAKFTGDVWAVPEGTAVFANEPFLRIEAPLWQAQLIETYLLNTINYQTLIATRAARLRDVAGEQAKLLEFGTRRAFSPQGALWAARAALAGGLDATSNVLAALQLGQQPSGTMAHALVMALSAMEGSEAEAFTAFHRYFPGAPLLIDTYDTIAAAENLAAKVNAGEMELSGVRLDSGDLVSLSKQVRSLLPNVPIVASGDLDEWEITRLKAAGAVIDGYGLGTRLVTGTPVNGVYKLVEIDGVPVMKQSSGKGTYPGRKQIFRSFVGGKVKADRLGLITETPQSETPLLQLFMKQGERVQLPETLADIRQRTAITVASLPEQTRQISNPVALPVDISEELQELTEKTKERTAKTQRTQR; this is encoded by the coding sequence ATGGCAACTATCCCAGACTTGGGCAGCTACCAGCACCAAGACTTGACAATCTCTGCGGCTGATTACAGCTTGTTCACCGACCTTTATCAGCTAACAATGGCGGCTTGTTATGTTGGCGAAGGATTAGAACAAAAACAAGCTAGTTTTGAGTTATTTGTGAGGCGATCGCCAGAAAATTTTGGCTATCTCATTGCAATGGGTTTAGAGCAAGTTCTGGCATATTTAGAAAAGTTAAGTTTTAATCATTCTCAAATTGCCGCACTCCAGGCTACGGGAATTTTCGCCCACGCCAGCGAGAGCTTTTGGTCGTTATTGGCTAAAGCGAAATTTACTGGTGATGTTTGGGCAGTTCCCGAAGGCACAGCCGTATTTGCTAACGAGCCATTTTTGCGAATTGAAGCGCCACTGTGGCAAGCCCAACTAATAGAAACTTACCTCTTAAATACCATCAATTATCAAACTTTGATTGCCACCAGAGCCGCCCGTCTGCGTGATGTGGCCGGGGAACAAGCCAAACTTTTAGAGTTCGGCACAAGGCGGGCATTCAGTCCCCAAGGAGCGTTGTGGGCAGCGCGGGCAGCCTTAGCGGGAGGATTAGATGCTACCTCGAATGTGTTAGCAGCATTACAACTAGGTCAGCAGCCAAGTGGTACGATGGCTCACGCCTTGGTCATGGCGTTGTCAGCGATGGAAGGCAGTGAAGCAGAAGCTTTTACGGCATTTCATCGCTATTTTCCCGGTGCGCCCTTGTTAATTGATACTTACGACACCATCGCGGCGGCGGAAAATTTGGCAGCAAAAGTCAATGCTGGGGAAATGGAATTATCAGGAGTCAGACTGGATTCTGGGGATTTGGTAAGCTTGTCAAAACAAGTGCGATCGCTACTACCAAATGTGCCAATTGTTGCCAGTGGTGATTTAGATGAATGGGAAATCACCAGACTCAAAGCGGCTGGGGCAGTCATTGATGGTTATGGTTTGGGAACACGACTGGTAACAGGTACGCCTGTCAACGGGGTTTATAAACTCGTGGAAATTGATGGCGTTCCCGTCATGAAGCAGTCCAGTGGTAAGGGGACTTATCCCGGACGCAAGCAGATTTTTCGGTCATTTGTTGGCGGTAAGGTAAAAGCTGATAGGTTGGGGTTAATCACAGAAACACCGCAATCAGAAACACCTTTATTGCAATTATTCATGAAGCAAGGCGAACGAGTGCAACTGCCAGAAACTTTAGCAGACATTCGCCAACGGACTGCGATAACAGTCGCTAGTTTGCCAGAACAAACAAGGCAGATATCAAACCCTGTGGCTTTGCCGGTGGATATTTCTGAAGAGTTGCAGGAATTGACTGAGAAGACTAAGGAACGAACCGCCAAGACGCAGAGGACACAGAGGTAA
- a CDS encoding nicotinate-nucleotide adenylyltransferase, which produces MRIALFGTSADPPTAGHQEILRWLSERYDWVAVWAADNPFKSHQTQLEHRAAMLRLLIADMDASRHNVAVTQDLSSWRTLETVEKAKQHWGEEAEYTLVIGSDLINQLPRWYRIEDLLQQVQLMVVPRPGYAIEESSLEAIQKLGGKIAIATLTGLNVSSTAYREHGDTQALIAPIVAYIHQQHLYKCQDATTKRFQLR; this is translated from the coding sequence ATGAGAATAGCTTTATTTGGTACAAGTGCTGATCCGCCAACGGCTGGGCATCAAGAGATTTTAAGGTGGTTGTCAGAACGTTATGATTGGGTGGCAGTTTGGGCGGCGGATAATCCCTTTAAGTCCCATCAAACACAATTAGAACATCGGGCGGCGATGCTGCGGTTATTAATTGCCGACATGGATGCGTCAAGGCATAACGTAGCAGTGACGCAAGATTTAAGTAGTTGGCGCACCCTAGAAACAGTGGAAAAAGCCAAACAGCACTGGGGTGAAGAAGCAGAATACACCTTAGTTATTGGTTCAGATTTGATCAACCAACTACCACGCTGGTATAGAATTGAAGATTTATTACAGCAAGTGCAACTAATGGTTGTGCCACGACCAGGATATGCAATAGAAGAATCTAGCTTAGAGGCAATCCAAAAGCTGGGAGGAAAAATTGCGATCGCTACCCTCACAGGTTTAAATGTATCCTCAACAGCTTATCGTGAGCATGGAGATACTCAAGCCCTGATAGCTCCCATTGTTGCCTATATTCATCAACAGCATTTGTACAAATGCCAGGACGCAACCACAAAAAGATTCCAACTCCGCTAA
- a CDS encoding NrtR DNA-binding winged helix domain-containing protein, with protein MPGRNHKKIPTPLNQQPLADFKVGVDNVIFSVDTVQNRLLVLLVMRQQEPFLNSWSLPGTLVRQGESLEDAAYRIMAEKIRVNNLYLEQLYTFGGPNRDPREATDSYGVRYLSVSYFALVRFEEAELIADKVAGIAWYPVKQVPQLAFDHNQLLTYGHRRLRNKLEYSPVAFEVLPEMFTLNDLYQLYTTVLGENFSDYSNFRARLLKLGFLCDTGVKVSRGAGRPASLYKFDAEAFAPFKDKPLVFI; from the coding sequence ATGCCAGGACGCAACCACAAAAAGATTCCAACTCCGCTAAATCAACAACCTTTGGCTGATTTTAAGGTAGGTGTGGATAATGTAATTTTTTCTGTAGACACTGTTCAAAATCGACTTTTGGTTCTCTTGGTCATGCGACAGCAAGAACCATTTTTAAATTCTTGGAGTCTTCCTGGGACGTTAGTACGTCAAGGCGAATCTTTAGAAGATGCGGCCTATCGCATCATGGCAGAAAAAATCCGAGTCAACAATCTTTATTTAGAACAGTTGTATACCTTTGGCGGGCCAAACCGCGACCCCAGAGAAGCAACCGATAGTTATGGTGTGCGTTATTTATCAGTAAGTTATTTTGCCCTTGTCAGGTTTGAAGAAGCCGAATTAATTGCTGATAAAGTCGCGGGAATTGCTTGGTATCCCGTCAAACAAGTGCCACAATTAGCCTTTGACCATAATCAACTGCTAACTTATGGTCACAGACGACTGCGAAATAAATTAGAGTACAGCCCAGTCGCCTTTGAAGTGTTACCAGAAATGTTTACTTTAAACGATTTGTATCAGCTATATACAACAGTTTTAGGGGAAAACTTTTCTGATTACTCTAATTTTCGGGCGCGACTACTCAAGTTAGGTTTTTTGTGCGATACCGGAGTAAAGGTATCACGCGGTGCAGGTCGACCAGCTAGTTTATATAAATTCGACGCTGAGGCTTTTGCACCTTTTAAAGATAAACCTTTGGTGTTTATTTAA
- a CDS encoding NAD+ synthase: MKIAIAQLNPTIGDIPGNAQKILAAAQQAVKSGARLLLTPELSLCGYPPRDLLLNPSFVSAMSTALQQLARDLPPELAVLVGTVEPNTKSHITGGKSLFNSIALLESGKVKQIFYKRLLPTYDVFDEDRYFEPGLQPNHFTLDDIHIGVTICEDLWNDEEFWGKRSYAVNPIADLAILGVDLIVNLSASPYSVGKPQFRESMLKHSAVRFQQPMIYVNQVGSNDDLIFDGYSFALNGQGEIMCRARGFATDLVNVEFNKKTRDLELSSLTPECESEEEEVWQALVLGVQDYALKCRFSKVVLGLSGGVDSALVAAIATAALGKENVFGVLMPSPYSSEHSVSDALALGKNLGIETKILPIGELMQGFDHSLADLFAGTEFGIAEENIQSRIRGNLLMAIANKFGYLLLSTGNKSEMAVGYCTLYGDMNGGLAVIADVPKTRVYKICHWLNSHPSALKTHTSTSLSEQHSALPTEIIPQNILTKAPSAELKPGQVDQDSLPAYEVLDDILQRFIHDHQSAAQIVEAGHDPIIVDRVIQMVARAEFKRRQAPPGLKITDRAFGTGWRMPIASSWVAIKNAYQAIPVSTPS; the protein is encoded by the coding sequence ATGAAAATTGCGATCGCTCAACTTAATCCAACCATTGGTGATATACCAGGAAACGCCCAAAAGATTCTAGCAGCCGCCCAACAGGCAGTAAAATCAGGCGCACGTTTATTATTAACTCCAGAACTTTCTTTGTGTGGCTATCCACCCAGAGATTTATTATTAAATCCTAGTTTTGTCTCGGCTATGAGTACGGCATTACAACAATTAGCCAGAGATTTACCCCCAGAATTAGCTGTGTTAGTCGGTACTGTTGAACCAAATACCAAATCCCATATCACTGGCGGTAAAAGTTTATTTAATAGTATTGCTTTATTAGAATCAGGCAAAGTCAAGCAAATTTTTTATAAGCGGCTGTTGCCTACTTATGATGTATTTGATGAAGACCGTTATTTTGAACCAGGTTTACAACCGAATCATTTCACTTTAGATGATATTCATATTGGGGTAACTATTTGCGAAGATTTATGGAATGATGAAGAATTTTGGGGCAAACGTAGTTATGCTGTCAATCCCATTGCAGACTTAGCAATTTTGGGTGTAGATTTAATTGTTAACTTATCTGCTTCACCTTACAGCGTCGGCAAACCGCAGTTTCGAGAATCGATGTTGAAACATAGTGCGGTGCGTTTTCAACAGCCAATGATTTATGTCAATCAAGTCGGTAGTAATGATGATTTAATATTCGATGGTTATAGTTTTGCGTTAAATGGTCAAGGCGAAATTATGTGTCGCGCCCGTGGTTTTGCCACTGATTTAGTAAATGTAGAATTTAACAAAAAAACACGAGATTTAGAGTTAAGTTCTTTAACACCTGAGTGCGAATCAGAAGAAGAGGAAGTCTGGCAAGCTTTGGTTTTGGGTGTGCAAGACTATGCCTTGAAATGTCGCTTTTCTAAAGTAGTATTAGGTTTAAGTGGTGGCGTAGATTCTGCATTAGTCGCTGCGATCGCAACAGCAGCATTAGGTAAAGAAAATGTCTTCGGTGTCCTGATGCCATCACCTTACAGTTCCGAACATTCTGTTAGTGATGCTTTGGCACTAGGTAAAAATTTAGGCATTGAAACAAAAATTTTACCGATAGGCGAATTAATGCAAGGTTTTGATCATAGCCTTGCTGACTTGTTTGCTGGCACAGAATTTGGCATAGCTGAGGAAAATATTCAATCACGGATTCGCGGTAACTTATTAATGGCGATCGCTAACAAATTTGGCTATCTCTTATTATCCACTGGCAACAAATCAGAAATGGCCGTCGGCTACTGTACCCTCTACGGCGACATGAACGGCGGTTTAGCTGTAATTGCTGATGTGCCAAAAACCCGCGTTTATAAAATTTGCCACTGGTTAAACTCCCATCCCTCAGCACTCAAAACTCACACTTCGACTTCGCTCAGTGAACAGCACTCAGCACTCCCAACTGAAATTATTCCCCAAAATATCCTCACCAAAGCCCCCAGTGCGGAACTCAAACCCGGCCAAGTTGACCAAGATTCCCTCCCAGCTTATGAAGTTTTAGACGACATCTTGCAACGCTTCATTCATGACCATCAATCAGCCGCCCAAATAGTTGAAGCAGGTCACGACCCCATAATTGTAGACCGAGTAATTCAAATGGTTGCCCGTGCCGAATTTAAGCGCCGCCAAGCACCCCCAGGGTTGAAAATTACTGACCGCGCCTTTGGTACAGGCTGGCGAATGCCCATCGCTAGTAGCTGGGTAGCAATCAAAAATGCTTATCAAGCCATACCTGTCTCTACACCTAGTTAA
- a CDS encoding peptidoglycan-binding protein, translated as MKLQDFLGKEEKWGFEAVAKDEDLTRQIQILLIGLDLLEPPADAKFGPVTAAAIKKFQELKKIDEPDYIGAVTAKELIETKRDELPKPELKLGNDIASRIVKYMLAQNYQVFTAPKEYNIVYVEGIDGDWNLNSDTPNAFNDRRIVIEVVNGTPKIVDHWQATTEPGRHYTVNPMNSAGAARIKFGQYKAWAVGLHGNAERHEALVQVAPLTVHRDFNKDFKRTGDKTDTGLFYINQHWGYDAPSNDIRNASAGCLVGRMRQGHREFMSIIKQDRRYVANNDYVFYTTVIPGDDLLKKFPG; from the coding sequence ATGAAACTACAAGATTTCTTAGGTAAAGAAGAAAAGTGGGGATTTGAGGCTGTTGCTAAAGATGAGGATTTGACTCGCCAGATTCAGATACTATTAATAGGCTTAGATTTATTAGAACCACCTGCGGATGCGAAATTCGGCCCTGTAACTGCTGCTGCTATCAAAAAATTTCAAGAGTTAAAGAAAATTGATGAGCCAGATTATATAGGTGCGGTTACTGCTAAGGAATTGATTGAAACCAAACGCGACGAATTACCCAAACCTGAATTAAAACTAGGTAACGACATTGCCAGCAGAATTGTGAAGTATATGCTGGCACAAAATTATCAAGTCTTTACTGCCCCTAAAGAATACAATATTGTTTATGTTGAAGGTATAGATGGTGACTGGAATCTCAACAGTGACACACCCAATGCTTTTAACGATCGCCGCATTGTCATCGAAGTCGTCAATGGTACTCCCAAAATCGTCGATCACTGGCAAGCTACGACCGAACCCGGCAGACATTACACCGTGAATCCTATGAATTCTGCTGGTGCAGCCAGAATAAAGTTTGGACAATACAAAGCTTGGGCTGTAGGTTTGCATGGGAATGCAGAACGCCACGAAGCTTTAGTACAAGTTGCACCATTGACTGTTCACCGTGATTTTAACAAGGATTTTAAGCGCACAGGTGATAAAACAGACACAGGTCTTTTCTACATCAATCAACACTGGGGCTATGATGCGCCTAGTAATGATATTAGAAATGCCAGTGCTGGTTGTCTTGTAGGGCGGATGCGTCAAGGACATAGAGAGTTTATGTCAATTATTAAACAAGACCGTCGCTATGTTGCTAATAATGATTATGTATTCTATACAACAGTAATTCCTGGCGATGATTTATTGAAGAAGTTTCCTGGGTAA
- a CDS encoding ABC transporter ATP-binding protein, with protein sequence MTAAVLLENVFKFYKNIPVVNDLSFAIAPGEIFALLGPNGAGKSTTIRMLTTLTQPSQGHIEVAGYDVVKQPIQAKQSIGVVLQQTSIDGDLTVWENMELHGRLHRIANPQRQRLINQWLEYVELADRRDDLVKTLSGGMKRRLQIARALLHQPQILFLDEPTVGLDPQTRRRLWEIIRDLNKQGMTMLLTTHYMDEVEYLCGAFEATGPGRIGIMDSGKLISLGTLQQLRSAHGEGLVMKQLGITEAGNDSARRWEYLFFPSLEAANNYLNQQSDKTGMMVRPSNLEDIFVELTGRQLD encoded by the coding sequence ATGACTGCTGCTGTTCTGTTAGAAAATGTCTTCAAGTTTTACAAAAATATCCCTGTAGTTAATGATTTATCATTTGCGATCGCACCTGGAGAAATTTTTGCCCTGCTAGGCCCGAACGGTGCAGGGAAATCAACCACAATTCGGATGTTGACTACATTAACCCAACCGTCCCAAGGACATATAGAAGTGGCTGGTTATGATGTTGTCAAACAACCAATACAAGCAAAACAGAGCATTGGTGTTGTTTTGCAGCAAACTAGTATAGATGGTGATTTAACTGTTTGGGAAAATATGGAATTGCATGGGCGGCTACATCGTATAGCCAACCCACAAAGACAACGACTAATTAATCAGTGGCTAGAGTATGTGGAACTAGCAGACAGAAGAGATGATTTAGTCAAAACTTTGTCTGGAGGAATGAAACGACGATTACAAATAGCCAGGGCGTTACTTCACCAACCACAAATTTTATTTTTGGATGAACCAACTGTCGGACTAGACCCCCAAACTCGTCGGCGACTTTGGGAAATTATTCGAGATTTAAACAAGCAAGGAATGACAATGTTACTGACGACTCATTACATGGATGAAGTCGAGTACTTGTGTGGAGCTTTTGAAGCAACCGGGCCGGGACGCATCGGGATTATGGATAGTGGCAAACTTATATCTTTAGGAACGCTCCAACAGTTGCGTTCTGCTCACGGTGAAGGTTTGGTCATGAAACAATTGGGAATCACCGAGGCGGGTAATGATAGCGCCCGACGCTGGGAATATTTATTTTTCCCTTCTTTAGAAGCAGCAAACAATTATCTGAATCAACAATCAGATAAAACCGGAATGATGGTGCGTCCCTCTAATTTAGAAGATATTTTTGTGGAATTAACCGGGAGACAGTTAGATTAA
- a CDS encoding tetratricopeptide repeat protein, which translates to MYKRISLIVSALLLGCSVVTIPVKVQAQVLVAQAKNPELKELFEEGRRQVDAGDYNGAIATYQRAAALDPKNAKVYSGMGYLYAQQGNYQAALVAYRRALGLDPDNSDFFYAVGYIKGNLGDTKGSRDAYRRAIQLNRNNLNAYLGLGVTQARLGDYEAANWAYEQAIGIDRNNPQIYEFMAAMFKQRRQTKQANSLLQKAKSLYQRQNNPDGVDRVEAMLRELGG; encoded by the coding sequence GTGTACAAACGCATATCACTTATAGTTAGTGCTTTGTTATTAGGATGTAGTGTGGTTACGATTCCTGTGAAGGTTCAGGCGCAGGTCTTAGTCGCCCAAGCAAAAAACCCAGAATTAAAGGAATTGTTTGAAGAAGGTCGCCGACAAGTTGATGCGGGTGACTATAACGGAGCGATCGCCACATATCAAAGAGCCGCAGCCCTAGACCCCAAGAATGCTAAAGTATACTCTGGCATGGGTTATTTGTATGCCCAACAAGGCAATTATCAAGCTGCTTTAGTTGCTTATCGTCGGGCATTGGGTCTTGACCCTGATAATAGTGATTTCTTTTATGCTGTAGGTTACATCAAAGGTAACTTGGGTGATACCAAAGGTTCGAGAGATGCTTACCGTCGCGCCATTCAGCTAAACCGTAACAATTTGAATGCTTATCTGGGATTGGGCGTTACCCAAGCTCGTTTAGGAGATTATGAAGCCGCTAATTGGGCTTATGAACAAGCTATTGGTATAGATCGCAACAATCCTCAGATATATGAGTTTATGGCGGCGATGTTTAAACAACGTCGCCAGACAAAACAAGCAAATAGCTTACTACAAAAAGCTAAAAGTTTATACCAACGCCAAAATAACCCCGATGGCGTTGACAGAGTAGAAGCAATGTTGCGGGAGTTGGGCGGTTGA
- a CDS encoding YbjQ family protein codes for MILTTTDVIQGAVIDSYLGIVTAEVVYGSNFLRDFFASIRDVIGGRTGSYERLFEEGQRKALLELEQRAQRLGANAVVGIEIDTGTINVDQSGVLMLITATGTAVRMR; via the coding sequence ATGATTTTAACTACAACCGATGTAATTCAAGGTGCTGTAATTGATTCATATTTAGGTATTGTAACTGCGGAAGTTGTTTACGGTAGCAATTTTTTACGAGATTTTTTTGCCAGCATTCGAGATGTGATTGGTGGTCGCACCGGTAGCTACGAACGTTTATTTGAAGAAGGTCAAAGAAAAGCACTCTTAGAATTAGAACAACGCGCACAGCGATTAGGTGCAAACGCCGTTGTTGGGATTGAAATCGATACCGGAACAATCAATGTTGACCAGTCTGGAGTTTTGATGTTGATTACCGCCACAGGTACAGCCGTCAGAATGCGTTAG
- a CDS encoding HupE/UreJ family protein codes for MWRRYRVAFICLIGAFLVVIGWASPSQAHWADLAVAEVTVEQTKTAMILTFPTALVPGVDDNRDGQLSIDEVTTHQPELEKFFGDRIRLMDPQGEPGKLAVAATNNLPGNMASNSKTHSTLELTYTWAQPVTGLVINYNLFLPNVATSRCLATVLQGGQIRNLVFTPEQREFTLINPPVWQQISSFVWLGIEHILTGYDHVLFLISLLMLGGGFGYLTKVVTAFTISHSVTLTLAVLDIVTLPVRFVESAIALTIVYVAAENFWRTSLRWRWLLTFIFGLIHGLGFAGVLKEIHLSQSNLALSLASFNVGVEIGQIAIVTIAFVIFRTIKKYPGELIVRRYLSAGVVGLGLIWFVQRAFY; via the coding sequence ATGTGGCGCAGATACCGAGTGGCTTTCATCTGTTTGATTGGAGCATTTTTAGTAGTAATTGGTTGGGCTAGTCCTAGTCAAGCACATTGGGCTGATTTGGCGGTGGCGGAGGTGACGGTAGAACAGACAAAAACAGCAATGATTTTGACCTTTCCTACAGCTTTAGTACCTGGGGTTGATGATAACCGTGATGGACAACTCTCCATTGATGAAGTTACCACCCATCAACCAGAATTAGAAAAATTTTTTGGCGATCGCATCCGTCTGATGGATCCACAAGGAGAACCTGGAAAACTAGCGGTGGCTGCAACAAATAACTTACCTGGGAATATGGCGAGTAACAGTAAGACTCACAGCACATTAGAGCTAACTTATACTTGGGCGCAACCAGTCACCGGACTAGTAATTAACTACAATTTATTTCTCCCCAATGTCGCCACTTCTCGATGTCTCGCCACCGTGCTGCAAGGGGGACAAATTCGTAATTTAGTCTTCACTCCCGAACAACGAGAATTTACTTTAATTAACCCTCCAGTATGGCAACAAATTAGTAGCTTTGTCTGGCTAGGAATTGAACATATTTTGACAGGTTATGACCATGTTTTATTTTTAATTAGTTTATTAATGCTGGGTGGTGGTTTTGGTTATTTAACTAAAGTAGTTACAGCTTTTACTATTTCTCATTCTGTGACTTTGACTTTGGCTGTATTGGATATTGTGACTTTACCAGTCAGGTTTGTCGAAAGTGCGATCGCCTTGACTATTGTTTATGTAGCGGCGGAAAATTTCTGGCGCACCAGTTTACGCTGGCGTTGGTTACTCACTTTCATTTTTGGATTAATTCACGGGCTAGGTTTTGCTGGGGTTCTCAAAGAAATTCATCTGAGTCAATCTAATTTGGCTTTATCCTTAGCTAGTTTCAATGTGGGTGTAGAAATCGGTCAAATAGCGATTGTCACTATTGCCTTCGTAATTTTCCGTACTATTAAAAAATATCCTGGGGAATTAATAGTGCGTCGTTACTTATCTGCTGGTGTTGTGGGGTTGGGATTAATTTGGTTTGTACAACGAGCCTTTTATTAA
- a CDS encoding tetratricopeptide repeat protein, with the protein MQIQLFHYKFPGKILWVLITAPILFIIPLHLNSQPNSPYRYNFSLSLPGTENSRAILQQEIAFYQTKVRQSPDSGLNLTALAQAYLKMAKATGESNWYLLAEQAANRSLSHLPFHNQGAILVLARVAQARHDFAAAIRLSQQVLQSQPTNDHALAILVTSNLATGNLTAARTAADALVNKIPTQGNLTLQALVLVAQGQDQAAIATFKNALATEEPGELGTSAWTRVVFGQFYDKRGQRDLAASLYKEALRIIPRYPLALLHLAETATRQGNYQQAESLYAQVLPNSQTSSTIFDHAVLRGRAKVLQLQGKAAAAQTLLTQAESLLREENAGHTNGSFGHRRELARLLLEKNRPEDTAEALSLMQAEIKIRRDAQTLDTLAWALFRVGRFREAQQQIQAALQLGTRDAAMFYRAGIIAKALGNQQQALNYQQLAQSVDPTFNAEARLISGLGLENLGI; encoded by the coding sequence ATGCAAATACAGCTTTTCCACTACAAATTCCCCGGAAAAATCCTTTGGGTATTGATTACCGCCCCTATATTGTTCATCATTCCTCTTCATCTCAACTCGCAACCAAATTCGCCCTACCGCTATAACTTTTCTCTCTCCTTACCTGGGACTGAAAATAGCCGAGCCATATTACAACAAGAAATCGCCTTTTACCAAACTAAAGTACGACAAAGCCCTGATAGCGGTTTGAATTTAACTGCATTAGCGCAAGCCTACTTAAAAATGGCCAAAGCTACGGGCGAAAGTAACTGGTATTTATTAGCAGAACAGGCAGCTAATCGCTCTCTGTCTCATTTACCATTCCATAATCAAGGTGCAATTCTGGTTCTGGCTCGTGTTGCCCAAGCTAGACATGACTTTGCCGCAGCGATTCGCCTATCTCAGCAAGTCTTACAATCTCAACCCACTAACGATCATGCTTTAGCTATCTTAGTAACATCAAATCTGGCAACAGGCAATTTAACCGCCGCTAGAACTGCCGCCGATGCCCTAGTGAACAAAATTCCCACTCAAGGGAACTTAACTTTACAAGCTTTGGTATTAGTTGCCCAAGGGCAAGACCAAGCTGCGATCGCCACTTTTAAAAATGCTTTAGCAACTGAAGAACCGGGAGAACTCGGTACTTCCGCTTGGACAAGGGTTGTCTTCGGTCAATTTTATGACAAACGCGGACAGCGAGATTTAGCCGCAAGTCTCTACAAAGAAGCTTTACGCATTATACCGAGGTATCCTTTAGCATTGCTGCATCTAGCAGAAACAGCAACGCGCCAAGGCAATTATCAGCAGGCGGAAAGTTTGTATGCCCAAGTTTTACCTAATTCGCAAACATCATCCACCATTTTTGACCATGCTGTGTTGAGAGGTAGGGCGAAAGTTCTGCAATTACAAGGTAAAGCCGCAGCAGCACAAACACTGTTAACTCAAGCAGAAAGCTTACTCCGAGAAGAAAACGCCGGACACACTAACGGTTCCTTTGGACATCGACGAGAGTTAGCCAGATTGTTATTAGAAAAGAATCGCCCTGAAGATACGGCTGAGGCTTTATCGCTAATGCAAGCGGAAATTAAGATTCGCCGTGATGCTCAAACACTAGATACCTTGGCTTGGGCTTTGTTTCGCGTTGGACGTTTCCGGGAAGCACAACAGCAAATACAAGCCGCCTTGCAATTAGGTACGCGAGATGCGGCTATGTTTTACCGGGCGGGGATAATTGCCAAAGCCTTGGGAAATCAACAGCAGGCTTTGAATTACCAGCAGTTAGCCCAAAGTGTCGATCCAACTTTTAACGCCGAGGCGCGGCTGATATCAGGACTTGGTTTGGAAAATTTGGGAATTTAG